The Rudaeicoccus suwonensis sequence CCGCGCCGACCTTGAGCTCGACGGCAGCGCCCGGCTCAACCTGGCGACCTTCGTGACGACCAGCATGGAGCCGCAGGCCAAGGCCCTGATGGCCGAGTGCATGGACAAGAACATGATCGACAAGGACGAATACCCGCAGACCGCTGACATCGAGCAGCGCTGCGTCAACATCCTGGCCGACCTCTGGCATGCCGAAACCCCAGCAACTCCAACGGGTTGCTCCACCGTCGGCTCCAGCGAAGCGTGCATGCTCGGCGGCCTGGCGCTCAAGCACCGGTGGCGTGCCCGCGTCGGTGACGACCTCACCCGCCGCCCCAATCTGGTGCTCGGTGCGAACGCCCAGATCTGCTGGGACAAGTTCTGCCGCTACTTCGAGGTCGAGCCGCGCCTGGTGCCGCTCGAGGGCGACCGGCTGCACCTCGACGCCGACAGCGCCCTGAAGTATGTCGACGAGAACACCATCGGTGTCGTGGCGATCCTCGGCTCGACGATGGACGGCAGCTACGAGCCGGTCGCCGAAATCGCTTCTGCCCTCGACAAACTCGCAGCGAACGGCGGCCCCGACATACCGATCCACGTCGATGCGGCATCCGGTGGATTCATCGCGCCCTTCATCGACCCTGGCCTGCAGTGGGACTTCCGCATCCCCCGCGTCGCGTCGATCAATGCCTCGGGCCACAAGTTCGGTCTGGTGTATCCCGGTGTCGGCTGGGCAATCTGGCGCAATCAGGACGCCCTGCCGCAGGACCTGGTCTTCAACGTCAACTACCTCGGCGGCAACATGCCGACCTTCGCGCTGAACTTCTCGCGCCCCGGGATGGAGGTCGTCGGTCAGTACTTCATGTTCACCCGGCTCGGCCGAGAAGGCTTCCGAGTCGTGCAACAGGCCGCGCGTGACGTCGCTGGCCTGATCGCCGAAAACATCGACCAGATGCCGCAATTCGAGTTGCTCAGCCGTGGAGACGAGACGCCGGTCGTCACCTTCACCACGACCGATGCCGCGCAGGGTTGGGATGTCTTTGCCGTCTCCCGCGGTCTGCGGGAACGCGGGTGGCAGGTGCCGGCCTACACGATGCCCAAGAACCGCGAGGATCTCGCCGTGCTCCGGATCGTATGCCGCAACGGCCTCACCTCCGACCTGGCCGACTGGCTGTTGCGCGATCTGCACGACACCGTCGCCACCCTCGCCAGGGAGGCGCACACCGATCACGAACTCAGTGGTAAGGAGGCCTTTCACCACTGAGCGAGCCGTTGCGACGGGCAGGGTTCACAGCTGGTTGAACTCGCCCAGCGCTGCGGTGCAGAACCCGCCACCGACATACGTCGCGGCCGGTCCGGACGCATCCGGCGCGTCGGCGAGCTGCCCGGCATACGTCTCGGCGTCGTCGTGCGAGACGTAGCCGAGCCGGCGCGCCTCGGCCAGTGAGTAGACACGGCGCGTGTTGTCCGAAACACCCCAGACCACACGGTAATCCGGCTCCTGCGTCGCGAGCGCCGACTCGAACAGCCGAGCAGCGTCGTCCGGTGACAACCACGTCGCCAGGCCGCGTTTACCGATCGGCAACGGGTCCGGGAAGCACGAGCCGATCCGGATCACGGTGACGTCCATACCGAAACGGGAGTGGTACAGACTGCCGAGCGCCTCCATCGCCGCTTTGCTGACGCCGTAATAAGTGTCGGGACGCGCCGTCGAATCCGCGGGCAGCCCATCGGGCCCTTCCGCTGCTTCCGAGAGCCGGCGGAAGCCGACGGCATGATTCGACGACGCCAGGATCACCCGGCGGACTCCCGCCTGCCGAGCGGCATCGAGCACGGTGTGGGTGCCGTCGATGTTGACCTGCAGGATGTTCGCCCAGGAGTTCTCTCGACTGATGCCACCGAGATGTATGACGCTGTCGATTCCCTCGCACGCCGTCGCCATGAGTGCGGCGTCGTTGACCGAGCCGGTCAGCACGTCTTCGTCTGGTCGGCCGTGATCACCCGGGTCGGCCACGTCGAGCAAACGCAGCAGCCGGCCCGGCCTGCGAAGCCGTTCGCGCATCATGGTGCCGACGATTCCGGCAGCTCCGGTGATGAGAATGCGTTCCTGCGGCATACCTGACCTCACGTCTTCGTCCTGGGTGACCATCAGCGAATCCCGTTGATCCGCAACGTCCTTCCGAGCTCCTCGGTGACACGCACCACCAGTTGTGCAACATCCTTGGCCTGGGCATCGGTCACGCGGTCGATCGGCATCGAGCAACTGATCGCATCCGACGCAGGGATGCGATACGGGATCACCGCCGCGACGCAGCGCACGCCGAGGGTGCCCTCCTGGTTCTCGCTGGCGTACCCCTGCCGGCGGATCACCGCACACGACTCGAGCAGCGTGGCGCGGTCGGACACCGTGAACTCGGTGAGCGATTGAAGCTGCTGCGGCAGCAACTGCTCGATCTCTTCATCGACCAGTTCGGCGAGCAACGCCTTCCCCAGGGCCGTCGCATAGACCGGCAGAGTGCGACCTACTCGCGACACCAGCATCGTGGAGTTGCGCGACTCGCGCGTCTCGAGATAGACGACCTGGTCGCCGAACCGCCGCGCCAGATGCGCGGTGAAGCCGCATTCGGACCGGATCTGCTCCAGCGCCGCGGTTGCATACGGCACCGCCGGATCATGATCGAGGTAGGCCGTGCCACTGGTCAGAGCGTGCACCCCCAGCCGGAACCCGCGACCGCGCGCGTCCTCCTCCACCCAGCCGGCCTCCGCCAGCGTGCGCAACAGCCCGTGCAGGCTCGACCGCGGCACGCCCAACCGCGACTGCACCTGGCCCAACGTGAGCCAATCCCCATGCGCTGCAAGCAGTTCGATGACTTCGACAGCACGACGAGCGGATTTCACCCCGGACTCCTCGCCACGCGCGGTGGCCTTCTTGGGCACACGCTGTCCTTCAGCCACAGCACCGACTCCTCGCCTTTTGCGACGCTCGACCGTGACGGCATCCGCCGAAAAAGCCGGTCCAGCACCTTGCATGTTCCTGAACTCGAAGTCTAACATCGACTAACGTTCACATACGTGAACCTGATTCAAAGATTGCCACTGGGAGACACCATGAGCTTGCAGCCGCAGCACACGGCCTGCACCACGACCGATCCGACCCTCACCGGCCTGCTCGCCTTCCCGCTGACCGCTTTCGACTCCGCGCTCGAGCTCGATCTCGACGGGTGCGCCGACAACATCGACCGGCAGATCGCCGCAGGTGCCAGTGCCGTCTTCGTCGCCTGCGGCACCGGCGAGATGAGCTCGCTGTCCTCACACGAGCAACTCAGCATCTGGAAGATCGCCACGGAGGTCGCCAAGCACCGCGTGCCGGTGTGGGTGGGTGTCGGCGGCGGCGCCGCGACAGCGCGCGAGGGCATGGAAGCGGCCCATGCCGCAGGGGCCGACGGCGCCCTGCTGCTGCCGCCATACCTGGTGACCGGCCCGCAGACCGGGCTCATCGACTACGTGCGTTACGTGACCACCGGATCAACCGTGCCGGTCGTCGTCTATCACCGGTCGACCGCCGTCTTCACGCCGCAAGGGGCCACCGCGCTGTTGGATCTGCCCGCGGTCATCGGGCTCAAGGACGGTTACGGATCGATCGACCTCATGTCCCGCATCGTCACCGGGATTCGCACATCCGGTCATGAGCGCGCCGCGGACTTCCTGTTCTTCAACGGGCTCCCGACCGCGGAGGTCTCGGCCGCGGCATACAGCGTGATCGACGTCGCGCGTTACTCCTCCGCAGTGCATTGTTTCGCACCCGAGATCGCGCACGCCTTCCACGACGCGCTCGCCGACGGCGACACCGACACCACACGCAGCTTGTTGGCATCCTTCTATCTGCCGCTGGTCCAATTGCGAGATGAGTCAGCAGGATTCGCGGTCTCGCTGGTGAAGGCCGGTGCTGCCCTGCGTGGACACCGCGTCGGCAATGTGCGCCCGCCGCTGGTGATGCCGAACGCGGAGCAACTGCATCGGCTCGAAGCCATCCTCGACGCCGGCCTGACCGCCGTGGGCGCCACCCGATGAAGATCCTCGGCAGCACGCTGACGCCGATCGCCTTCGCCGATCCGCCCCTGCTGAACGTGATGGGCGTCCATGAGCCGTATGCGCTGCGCAGTGTGCTGCAGGTGCAGTGTGAGGACGGCATCGTCGGGCTCGGCGAGTCGTATGGCGATGCTCCCTTCCTTGAGCAGGTCGCACGCGCACTGCCCGCGCTCATCGGACTGGACGCCTTCGACCTGCCCGCCATCCGCGCCGCCGTGTCTCGTGCGCTCGGCCGTGCCGTGGTGACCGATGCCCATGGCCTCATCGGCGGATTTTCCGCGGACAAGACTCTCGCCAGTGTGTATTCGATGATCGAAGTCGCCGCCCTGGATGCTCAGGGCAAGGCGTTGCACACCCCGGTGGTCGAGCTGCTCGGCGGCAGGGCACGCGACCGCGTCGACTTCTCGGCCTACCTTTTCTACAAGTACGCCGCCCACGCGGACGGTCGCACTGACCCGTGGGGCGCGGCGCTGGATGCCGACGGACTCGTCGAACAGGCGCGCCGGATGATCGACGTCTACGGTTTCGGATCCATCAAGGTCAAGGGGGGCGTCTTCGCACCCGAGGTCGAGTGCGAGGGCATCGAGGCACTCGCAGCGGCCTTCCCGGGAAGACCACTGCGGCTGGACCCGAACGCTGGTTGGACACCCGCTACGTCGATCAACGTGGCGAGCCGACTCGAGGGGGTCCTGGAATATCTCGAAGACCCTACCCCCGGCCAGGACGGTATGGCGCAGGTCGCGGCGCACGCCCCGATGCCGTTGGCGACGAACATGTGCGTCGTCAGCTTTGCCGACATCCCGCAAGCGGTGCGCCAGAACTCGGTGCAGGTGATCTTGTCCGACCATCACTTCTGGGGCGGACTGCGCGACACCCTGGCGCTCGGAACCCTCACCGAAACCTTCGGACTCGGCCTGTCGATGCACTCCAACAGCCACCTGGGCATCAGCCTCGCCGCGATGGTGCACGTCGCCGCCGCGACCCGTCAGCTGACGTACGCCTGCGACACGCACTGGCCGTGGAAGGACACTGACATCGTCGAGCCCGGCGTGCTCGAGTTTCGTAACGGCTCCGTCGCCGTGCCGACCGCTCCGGGCCTCGGCGTGAGCTTGGATCTCGACGCGCTGGCACGCGCTCATGAGACGTACCAAAGCTGCGGGCAGACCAGGCGTGACGACGTCACCTACATGCGGCGGTTCGTGCCCGATTTCACCCCGAACACCGCCCGGTGGTGATCATGCGCACCATCGGCTATGCCTATCCGTGGGACGTCCTGACACCTGGATTTATCGAGCGCACAACGGATCTCGGCGTTGATTCCGTCGCTGTCGCACTGAACTACCACAGCGCGCGGTGCGCGACGCCATGGTCCACGACGACATCTGCGATTCATGCGCGCACCTCCGCGCTCTACCGCAACGTGGGTGCACACCAGTGGTCTGATCTGCAACCGGGCGACGCATCGTGGATGCCTCAGGATGATCCCGGCGCTGCCGCGATCGCGGTGCTCGCCGCTGCGGGCGTCGACACCCTCGCCTGGATCGTGCTCAGCCACAATTCGCTGGTCGGAGAAGCCAATCCGGACATCGTCGTGCGCAACTGCTTTGGCGAAAGTTACCCGTGGGCGCTGTGCCCGAACAACGGGCGCGTCCAGCAGTTCTGCGGCGAACTCACCGCCGCGTCGACCGCCGGGCTTCCCTTGGCCGGCGTCGTGCTCGAGTCATGGGGCCAGATGAGCGCAGTGCACCAATGCACGCACGAGAAGACCGACGGAGTCTGGTCACCCGAGGCAGTCCGGCTGTTGTCGGTCTGCTGCTGCGACGCCTGCGCACGCGGCTGGCAGGTGCCGGCCGATCACGTCCGGCTCACCCTGGCCGAGGCGGCGCGTGCAGCTATCGCCGGCGAGCCGCGCCCGCTTCCCCAGGATCTGGACGACCTGTTGCTGTCGACCCGTCACGCCGGCGCCGACCGGCTGCGCCGCACGGCAATCAACGCTCTACCGTCGAGCACGAGCGTCACGCTCCACGCCGGCGCTGATCCCTGGGCGACGGGCGCTCTCTGCGGACTCACCGAAAGCGCAACGACTGACGCGGCCGCCCTCGTCCTGCCGTACTGGCAACCCAGTGAGGCGGCACTCTCCGCAATCGCCACCACCCGGCGACAGGTGCCGAGCACGGTTGCTGTCGGCGCCTACGTCACGCTCGCCGGCCCCATGGAACGGCCCGAAATCGCCTCGGATGTCGATCAATTGGCCACTGCAGGAGTAGATGAGCTGCACCTGTACCACCTTGGGCTCGTGGGACCGGGCCGCTGGGACCAGATGCGCCTGGCGGTCGATGCAGCAAGGGCGCCTCGCCACGACAGCCCCCACCCGCCGAGCGCACACGACAGCTCACCGGCCGATGCGATCGGCATACCGAACGACTCGACTCGATCGAAGGAGAACGCATGAATGCCGACGTCCCAGGACCGACCGACGACGCCACGGTCGACGACCTGATCGCGGCCGCCGCGGCGGCGTTCACCCGCACGGTGCAGAGCACCCCGGCGGAGCGCGGCGAGTGGTTGGCGGCCGCAGCGGATGCCCTTGACACGCACTCCGAAGAACTGGTTGCCATCGCGCATCGCGAGACGCACCTGCCGGCAGCCACCCGGCTGACCGGAGAACTCGCGCGCACGAGCTTCCAGTTGCGGCTGTTCGGTCAGGTGCTGCGTGACGGTGCCTTCCTCGGCGCGACGATTGACCACGCCGACCCGGAATGGCCGATGGGCGCCCGTCCCGACCTTCGTCGCATGCTGGTTCCCATCGGACCGGTGCTCGTCTTCGCGGCCAGCAACTTCCCCTTCGCATTCAGTGTCGCCGGTGGTGACAGCGCGGCGGCCCTCGCGGCTGGTTGCCCGGTCGTGGTCAAGGCTCATCCGGGCCACCCCGAGCTGTCGGCCAGGGTGGGTCAGATCGTCAGCAGCGCACTCGTCGAATCCGGTGCACCCACAGGTATTTTCGCGGTCATCCACGGTCAGGATGCCGGCGTGCACGCACTGCGGCACCCGCAGATCCAGGCGGCCGCGTTCACCGGTTCGGTGGCCGGTGGCCGTGCGCTCTTCGACATCGCCGCGGCTCGACCGCGACCCATACCGTTCTACGGCGAACTCGGGAGCATCAACCCGGTCGTCGTGACGAGGGCCGCGCTGACCGAACGTGGTCAACAGATCATCGACGGGTTCGTCAGCTCGTTCACCCTCGGATGCGGGCAGTTCTGCACCAAACCGGGTCTGGTGTTCGTGCCCGACGATGCCGACATCGATGCGGAGCTGGCCGCGGCCGTGGCCGCCACGGCGCCGGCCCCGATGCTCAATGAGTCGATTCATCAGGGCTTTTCGGCACGTATGGCGCAGCTGTCCGCCGGCGACGGTGTTCGAATCGCGCAGGCGCCTGGCGGCGGCCAGGACGCACCGGCGGCCAGTGTGTTCCGACTCACCGCACAGCAGTTCATCGACGAGCACGACAACTACGGCGCCGAGGCGTTCGGTCCCGCGTCGGTCGTGGTCGGCTACCGGGATGTCGATGAGCTGACCCGCATGCTCGACCTGGTCGAGCCCAGCCTCACCGCGAGCATCCAGGCGCAGGAGTCCGACGCAGCGGACCTGCGCCCGGTCATCGACCGGTTGGTGTCGCTGGCCGGGCGAGTGTTGTGGAACCAGTGGCCGACCGGCGTCACCGTCTCGTGGGCGCAGCAGCACGGCGGCAGTTACCCCGCGACCACGGCACCGACGACGACATCGGTCGGCACCGCAGCGATCGAGCGCTTCTTGCGCCCGGTCGCCTGGCAGGGCTTCCCCGACGCGCTGCTGCCTGCTGCTGTGCGGGAGTCGAACCCGTGGTCGCTGCCGCGACGCGTCGACGGACAGCGCTGATCGATATACAGCACCACCCGCACGACCCAGCATCCACACCATTCACAGAAGGCAAGGCACATGACTGCAACGACGCATCCAGCGCCAGCTCCCGCGGGCCGCCCGGTCAGCCGCACCACGCTGTACCTGTTCGGTGCACTCGGCGGGATCCTGTTCGGGTACGACCTCGGGATCATCTCCGGAGTGCTGCCGTTCATCGGCAAACAGTGGCACCTGGACAGCTGGGACAAGGGCGTGGTCACCGCCAGCGTCTCGGTGGGCGCCGTTGTGGGTGCGGCGATCTCGGCCAAGGTGAACCTCCGGTTCGGACGCCGGCACACCATCCAGGCTGCAGCGCTGATCGTGCTGGTGATGACGATCTTCACCAGCACCGCGCCCAGCTTTCACGTGCTGACCCTGGCGCGCTTCGCCGTCGGCATCGGCATCGGTCTGTCGTCGTCGACGGTTCCGACCTACATGTCCGAACTCGCTCCCGCACGCTTGCGCGGCGGCCTGGGCGCGCTCAACCAGATCTTCATCGTGCTCGGCATCCTCATCGCCTTCATCACCAGCTACTGCCTGGGCGAGATCGGCGGCGACTACGGTCACTGGCGGTGGATGATGGCCGGCGCCGCGGTGCCGGCGCTCGTGTTGCTCATCGGCCTGCAGCGCCTACCCGAGACACCACGCTGGTTGCTGACCCGTGGGCGAGACGACGAGGCCGCAGCAGTTCTGTTGCAGGCGCACGGTTGTCAGGAATCAGCCGACGCCGAATTGGCAACACTACGAGCGGTGATCGCCGACACAGCCGCCACCACCCGCGGCCGACTGCGCGATCTGTGGCGTCCGATGGTGCGTCCGATGCTGATCGTGGCCATACTCCTCGCGGCCGGCCAG is a genomic window containing:
- a CDS encoding glutamate decarboxylase — translated: MTITPGHGDDQLRDELVQGGWRALPRERIGDEPMPPTAAYEAIRADLELDGSARLNLATFVTTSMEPQAKALMAECMDKNMIDKDEYPQTADIEQRCVNILADLWHAETPATPTGCSTVGSSEACMLGGLALKHRWRARVGDDLTRRPNLVLGANAQICWDKFCRYFEVEPRLVPLEGDRLHLDADSALKYVDENTIGVVAILGSTMDGSYEPVAEIASALDKLAANGGPDIPIHVDAASGGFIAPFIDPGLQWDFRIPRVASINASGHKFGLVYPGVGWAIWRNQDALPQDLVFNVNYLGGNMPTFALNFSRPGMEVVGQYFMFTRLGREGFRVVQQAARDVAGLIAENIDQMPQFELLSRGDETPVVTFTTTDAAQGWDVFAVSRGLRERGWQVPAYTMPKNREDLAVLRIVCRNGLTSDLADWLLRDLHDTVATLAREAHTDHELSGKEAFHH
- a CDS encoding NAD-dependent epimerase/dehydratase family protein; amino-acid sequence: MVTQDEDVRSGMPQERILITGAAGIVGTMMRERLRRPGRLLRLLDVADPGDHGRPDEDVLTGSVNDAALMATACEGIDSVIHLGGISRENSWANILQVNIDGTHTVLDAARQAGVRRVILASSNHAVGFRRLSEAAEGPDGLPADSTARPDTYYGVSKAAMEALGSLYHSRFGMDVTVIRIGSCFPDPLPIGKRGLATWLSPDDAARLFESALATQEPDYRVVWGVSDNTRRVYSLAEARRLGYVSHDDAETYAGQLADAPDASGPAATYVGGGFCTAALGEFNQL
- a CDS encoding IclR family transcriptional regulator encodes the protein MAEGQRVPKKATARGEESGVKSARRAVEVIELLAAHGDWLTLGQVQSRLGVPRSSLHGLLRTLAEAGWVEEDARGRGFRLGVHALTSGTAYLDHDPAVPYATAALEQIRSECGFTAHLARRFGDQVVYLETRESRNSTMLVSRVGRTLPVYATALGKALLAELVDEEIEQLLPQQLQSLTEFTVSDRATLLESCAVIRRQGYASENQEGTLGVRCVAAVIPYRIPASDAISCSMPIDRVTDAQAKDVAQLVVRVTEELGRTLRINGIR
- a CDS encoding 5-dehydro-4-deoxyglucarate dehydratase, with the translated sequence MSLQPQHTACTTTDPTLTGLLAFPLTAFDSALELDLDGCADNIDRQIAAGASAVFVACGTGEMSSLSSHEQLSIWKIATEVAKHRVPVWVGVGGGAATAREGMEAAHAAGADGALLLPPYLVTGPQTGLIDYVRYVTTGSTVPVVVYHRSTAVFTPQGATALLDLPAVIGLKDGYGSIDLMSRIVTGIRTSGHERAADFLFFNGLPTAEVSAAAYSVIDVARYSSAVHCFAPEIAHAFHDALADGDTDTTRSLLASFYLPLVQLRDESAGFAVSLVKAGAALRGHRVGNVRPPLVMPNAEQLHRLEAILDAGLTAVGATR
- a CDS encoding enolase C-terminal domain-like protein — translated: MKILGSTLTPIAFADPPLLNVMGVHEPYALRSVLQVQCEDGIVGLGESYGDAPFLEQVARALPALIGLDAFDLPAIRAAVSRALGRAVVTDAHGLIGGFSADKTLASVYSMIEVAALDAQGKALHTPVVELLGGRARDRVDFSAYLFYKYAAHADGRTDPWGAALDADGLVEQARRMIDVYGFGSIKVKGGVFAPEVECEGIEALAAAFPGRPLRLDPNAGWTPATSINVASRLEGVLEYLEDPTPGQDGMAQVAAHAPMPLATNMCVVSFADIPQAVRQNSVQVILSDHHFWGGLRDTLALGTLTETFGLGLSMHSNSHLGISLAAMVHVAAATRQLTYACDTHWPWKDTDIVEPGVLEFRNGSVAVPTAPGLGVSLDLDALARAHETYQSCGQTRRDDVTYMRRFVPDFTPNTARW
- a CDS encoding aldehyde dehydrogenase (NADP(+)), with protein sequence MNADVPGPTDDATVDDLIAAAAAAFTRTVQSTPAERGEWLAAAADALDTHSEELVAIAHRETHLPAATRLTGELARTSFQLRLFGQVLRDGAFLGATIDHADPEWPMGARPDLRRMLVPIGPVLVFAASNFPFAFSVAGGDSAAALAAGCPVVVKAHPGHPELSARVGQIVSSALVESGAPTGIFAVIHGQDAGVHALRHPQIQAAAFTGSVAGGRALFDIAAARPRPIPFYGELGSINPVVVTRAALTERGQQIIDGFVSSFTLGCGQFCTKPGLVFVPDDADIDAELAAAVAATAPAPMLNESIHQGFSARMAQLSAGDGVRIAQAPGGGQDAPAASVFRLTAQQFIDEHDNYGAEAFGPASVVVGYRDVDELTRMLDLVEPSLTASIQAQESDAADLRPVIDRLVSLAGRVLWNQWPTGVTVSWAQQHGGSYPATTAPTTTSVGTAAIERFLRPVAWQGFPDALLPAAVRESNPWSLPRRVDGQR
- a CDS encoding sugar porter family MFS transporter, with the protein product MTATTHPAPAPAGRPVSRTTLYLFGALGGILFGYDLGIISGVLPFIGKQWHLDSWDKGVVTASVSVGAVVGAAISAKVNLRFGRRHTIQAAALIVLVMTIFTSTAPSFHVLTLARFAVGIGIGLSSSTVPTYMSELAPARLRGGLGALNQIFIVLGILIAFITSYCLGEIGGDYGHWRWMMAGAAVPALVLLIGLQRLPETPRWLLTRGRDDEAAAVLLQAHGCQESADAELATLRAVIADTAATTRGRLRDLWRPMVRPMLIVAILLAAGQQLSGVNAINAYFPTMLISLGFATQAALLSGVLLGLSKFIFTAWVVFVVDKWGRKPLLLIGSILMAVTLAGAGFVSTTVHETDARGLLMLVLIIMYLVGYELGWGAVVWVMCSEVFPLRDRASGMAVASVVLWSFTGIVTAVFPLISAKSGLGLGGAMYLFAGVNVVLFLLVRWLVPETKGRSLEEIEIDLRHGKDVVTEHAQQVTPAA